The Emys orbicularis isolate rEmyOrb1 chromosome 14, rEmyOrb1.hap1, whole genome shotgun sequence genome includes a region encoding these proteins:
- the DHODH gene encoding LOW QUALITY PROTEIN: dihydroorotate dehydrogenase (quinone), mitochondrial (The sequence of the model RefSeq protein was modified relative to this genomic sequence to represent the inferred CDS: deleted 3 bases in 3 codons) gives MAPPLRQRLREAVAVLGGGGLLCASYLVAVGEERFYAERLMPGLQWLLGPETAHVLAIRLLSLGVLPRVAQRDSAMLEVCILGRRFRNPVGLAAGFDKHGEAVDGLAKLGFGFVEVGSVTPQPQEGNPKPRVFRLPEDQAVINRYGFNSHGHAAMERRLRARQGAQLQLTEAGMPLGINLGKNKGSADAAADYVDGVRTLGPLADYLVVNVSSPNTPGLRDLQGAAELRRLLAKVLEERDALRCERKPAVLVKIAPDLTAQDKQDIASVVTELGVDGLVVTNTTTSRPSSLRGTLRAEPGGLSGRPLRALSTQTVGEMYALTQGKVPIIGVGGVSSGQDALEKIRAGASLVQMYTALTYQGPPVVGVVKRELEVLLREQGFQSVTEAVGADHRC, from the exons ATGGCGCCGCCGCTGCGG CAGCGTCTCCGGGAGGCCGTGGCGGTGCTGGGCGGGGGCGGCCTTCTCTGCGCCTCATACCTGGTGGCCGTGGGTGAGGAGCGGTTCTACGCCGAGCGCCTGATGCCGGGGCTGCAgtggctgctggggcccgagaCCGCCCACGTACTCGCCATCCGCCTGCTCAGCCTGGGGGTCCTGCCCCGTGTGGCCCAGCGTGACTCGGCCATGCTG GAGGTGTGCATCCTGGGACGGAGATTCCGGAACCCGGTGGGCCTGGCAGCTGGCTTTGACAAGCACGGGGAAGCCGTGGACGGGCTCGCCAAGCTGGGATTTGGCTTCGTGGAAGTGGGGAGTGTCACCCCACAGCCTCAGGAAGGGAACCCCAAACCTCGGGTCTTCCGGCTGCCAGAGGACCAGGCTGTCATTAACAG ATACGGCTTTAACAGCCATGGACATGCCGCCATGGAGCGTAGGCTTCGGGCCCGGCAGGGAGCGCAGCTCCAGCTCACGGAAG CTGGGATGCCCCTCGGAATAAACCTGGGTAAGAACAAGGGCTCGGCAGATGCTGCGGCAGATTACGTGGATGGGGTCCGGACGCTGGGC CCGCTGGCCGACTACCTGGTGGTGAACGTGTCCAGTCCAAACACGCCGGGGCTGCGGGACCTGCAGGGCGCTGCCGAGCTGCGCCGCCTGCTGGCCAAG gtgctggaggagagggatgcCCTGAGGTGTGAGCGCAAGCCGGCTGTGCTGGTGAAGATTGCCCCTGACCTGACTGCCCAGGACAAGCAGGACATAGCCAGTGTGGTGACCGAG CTAGGTGTGGATGGGCTGGTCGTCACCAACACCACCACCAGCCGTCCCAGCAGCCTGCGG GGCACCCTGCGCGCGGAGCCTGGCGGCCTCAGCGGGCGGCCCCTGCGAGCACTCTCCACACAGACGGTTGGCGAGATGTACGCCCTCACCCAAG GGAAGGTGCCCATCATCGGCGTGGGC GGGGTGAGCAGCGGGCAGGACGCGCTGGAGAAGATCCGGGCCGGGGCCTCCCTGGTGCAGATGTACACGGCGCTCACCTACCAGGGGCCCCCTGTGGTGGGGGTGGTGAAACGGGAACTGGAGGTGCTGCTGAG GGAGCAGGGGTTTCAGAGTGTCACAGAAGCTGTTGGAGCGGATCATCGGTGCTGA
- the LOC135889028 gene encoding haptoglobin-like, giving the protein MMWMPMLLVASLLWGDLASPNTSLNEVQLGNGQSCPVPRWIEHGQVEHVARYQCDPYYQLRSRGDGLYRCSQQHVWVNEAAGEALPICEPVCGKPKNPARQVQRIIGGMMAAENSFPWQGRLLSRHNHTAGATLISDQWLLTTGRNLYLGHSENSTLEEIAPTLRLFLGRETPAGAVERIVLHPAFPGAVDLALLKLKHKVPVGEAVMPICLAQQDYAKVGRVGFVSGWGWNTLLEHPKHLKYVLLPVAESGSCQEYYRAHPWQPLLNNHTFCVGMSQLRESTCVGDAGSAFAIHDPEDDTWYAAGILSFDRSCLAAKYGVYVRVLSVLDWIKETMAAP; this is encoded by the exons ATGATGTG GATGCCCATGCTGCTTGTCGCCAGCTTGCTCTGGGGGGACCTCGCCTCCCCCAACACCAGCCTCAACGAAGTCCAGCTTGGCAACG gcCAGAGCTGCCCGGTGCCCAGGTGGATCGAGCACGGGCAGGTGGAGCACGTGGCCCGTTACCAGTGCGACCCCTACTACCAACTGCGCAGCCGCGGTGACG GCCTGTACCGATGTAGCCAGCAGCACGTGTGGGTGAATGAAGCAGCTGGAGAGGCGCTGCCCATCTGTGAGCCAG TGTGTGGGAAGCCCAAGAACCCGGCCAGACAGGTGCAGCGCATCATTGGGGGCATGATGGCAGCCGAGAACAGCTtcccctggcagggccggctgcTGAGCCGCCACAACCACACCGCGGGGGCCACGCTCATCAGTGACCAGTGGCTGCTGACGACCGGCAGGAACCTCTACCTGGGCCACAGCGAGAACAGCACGCTGGAAGAaatcgcccccaccctgcggctcTTTCTGGGCCGGGAGACGCCCGCCGGGGCTGTCGAGCGCATTGTCCTGCACCCTGCGTTCCCGGGGGCTGTGGACCTGGCCCTGCTCAAGCTCAAGCACAAGGTGCCCGTTGGGGAGGCCGTGATGCCCATCTGCCTGGCCCAGCAGGACTATGCAAAGGTGGGGCGggtgggctttgtctctggctggggctggaacaCCCTCCTGGAGCACCCAAAGCACCTCAAGTACGTCCTGCTGCCCGTGGCCGAGAGCGGCAGCTGCCAGGAGTACTACCGGGCGCACCCCTGGCAGCCACTGCTGAACAACCACACCTTCTGCGTTGGCATGAGCCAGCTGCGCGAGTCCACCTGCGTTGGGGACGCCGGCAGCGCCTTTGCCATCCACGACCCCGAGGACGACACCTGGTATGCGGCCGGGATCCTCAGCTTTGACCGCAGCTGCCTGGCTGCCAAGTACGGCGTCTATGTGCGGGTGCTCAGTGTCTTGGACTGGATCAAGGAGACCATGGCTGCACCCTGA